A genomic segment from Micropterus dolomieu isolate WLL.071019.BEF.003 ecotype Adirondacks linkage group LG03, ASM2129224v1, whole genome shotgun sequence encodes:
- the LOC123968302 gene encoding transient receptor potential cation channel subfamily V member 5-like, with amino-acid sequence MSPSLARSAPSELNHWWSQLRFRLQNKKGWNEMLDETFLLYTKYINDIPLFFAAKENSVGCIKKLLSCASTNIFERGALGETVLHVAVMNDNLEAAVALMDGAPELINEPMTSELFQGVTPLHIAVVNQNISLVHHLISRGGDVATPRVTGLYFRKRLGGLIYYGEHILSFAACTGNESIISTVIDAGASTRVQDYRGNTVLHILVLQPNKMIACQAIDLIMAHDAELDQSVSLDMVPNYRGLTPFKLAAKEGNIVAFHHLVNKRRVVQWTLGPLSSNLYDLTEIDSWADNMSVLELIVGSHKREARGILEVTPVRQLVSLKWNLYGKHYFRLLLLLYLLYIGTFTLCCAFRPLKDAPENYTTSDMDKTIRVQKTFKESYVTHEDYLRLVGEIISVIGAFVILLLEIPDILRVGAKRYFGQTALGGPFHVILISYACLVVLLLVFRVCEVQGETVVMAVCLVLGWCNVMFFARGFEMLGPYVILIQKIIFGDMTKFMWLSFIVLIGFSTSLWTVYITQEPGSIPAYRSFPITLFSLFELSVGLIDLPVDHTFTTPPIVHVVHCTFSVVSCILLLNLLTAMMSDTHWRVALERDELWRTQVVATTLMLERRLPRCLWSRLGVCGLNYGLKERWYLRVEDRNDPMFKKMQRYVKAFSKDDEKEEKTDKIKGPISRTPKLRPLNRRSLTGWQIIRHSTLGLEMGQEDPDEDQDIKYV; translated from the exons ATGTCTCCATCTCTGGCCAGATCTGCTCCAAGTGAGCTCAACCATTGGTGGAGCCAGCTGAGATTTCGCCTTCAAAACAAGAAAGGATGGAATGAGATGTTGGATGAGACATTTCTGCTCTACACCAAATA CATAAATGACATTCCTCTCTTCTTTGCTGCTAAAGAGAACAGTGTTGGTTGCATCAAGAAACTTCTGAGTTGTGCGTCCACTAATATCTTTGAGAGAG GTGCTCTTGGTGAGACAGTGCTTCATGTTGCTGTCATGAATGATAACCTGGAGGCTGCTGTGGCTTTGATGGACGGAGCTCCTGAACTTATCAACGAGCCCATGACCTCCGAGCTCTTCCAAG GTGTAACTCCTCTTCACATTGCTGTAGTGAATCAGAACATCAGTCTGGTTCATCATCTGATCAGTCGTGGTGGTGATGTGGCTACACCTCGAGTCACCGGTCTGTACTTCAGGAAGAGGTTAGGAGGACTCATATACTATG GTGAGCACATCCTGTCTTTTGCTGCATGTACTGGGAATGAGAGCATTATCTCCACGGTAATTGATGCAGGGGCCAGCACCAGGGTCCAGGATTACCGTG GTAACACAGTGCTTCACATTTTGGTTCTGCAGCCCAACAAGATGATTGCATGCCAGGCCATAGACCTGATTATGGCACACGATGCAGAGCTGGACCAGTCAGTGTCACTCGACATGGTGCCCAACTACAGAGGCCTTACACCTTTTAAACTGGCTGCCAAAGAGGGAAACATTGTG GCCTTTCACCACCTGGTTAATAAAAGGCGTGTAGTCCAGTGGACTCTGGGCCCTTTGTCCTCTAACCTGTATGATCTGACAGAGATCGACTCATGGGCCGACAACATGTCAGTACTAGAGCTCATTGTGGGCAGTCACAAGAGAGAG GCAAGAGGGATACTGGAGGTGACTCCCGTGAGGCAGCTGGTTAGTCTGAAGTGGAACCTGTATGGAAAACATTACTTCAG GCTGCTGCTGTTACTGTATCTCCTGTACATCGGCACCTTCACATTGTGTTGTGCATTTCGCCCTCTAAAGGACGCTCCGGAGAACTACACAACATCAGACATGGACAAAACCATCCGAGTCCAGAAAACAttcaaa GAGAGTTATGTGACACATGAGGACTACCTGCGGCTGGTGGGCGAGATCATCAGCGTCATCGGAGCTTTTGTCATCCTGTTGCTGGAG ATCCCTGATATACTGAGAGTGGGAGCAAAGCGCTATTTTGGTCAGACAGCACTGGGAGGCCCCTTCCATGTTATTCT TATCAGCTACGCATGCttggtggtgctgctgctggtgttcaGAGTCTGCGAGGTGCAGGGAGAGACTGTGGTAATGGCAGTGTGTTTAGTTCTTGGCTGGTGCAACGTCATGTTCTTCGCCCGAGGTTTTGAAATGCTCGGCCCTTATGTCATCTTGATACAGAAG ATTATATTTGGAGACATGACAAAGTTCATGTGGCTGAGTTTCATTGTTCTCATTGGTTTTTCCACCT CCCTGTGGACGGTGTATATTACCCAGGAGCCTGGGTCCATTCCCGCATATCGCTCCTTTCCCATCACCCTCTTCTCCCTGTTTGAACTGAGTGTAGGCCTCATAGATCTGCCTGTGGACCACACCTTCACAACCCCCCCGATTGTCCATGTGGTCCATTGCACCTTCTCTGTGGTCTCCTGCATCCTTTTGCTAAATCTACTGACAGCCATGATGAGTGATACACATTGGAGGGTGGCCCTGGAGAGAGACGAGCTCTGGAGGACTCAG GTGGTAGCCACAACTTTGATGCTGGAGAGGAGGCTTCCCCGCTGCTTGTGGTCTCGGCTCGGGGTGTGTGGGCTCAACTATGGTCTCAAGGAGCGCTGGTATCTCAG GGTTGAGGACAGAAACGATCCGATGTTCAAAAAGATGCAGCGTTATGTCAAAGCTTTCTCCAAAGACGatgaaaaggaggagaaaactGACAAAATTAAGGGACCGATCTCAAGAACCCCCAAACTCAGACCCTTAAACAGGAGGTCTCTGACAGGGTGGCAGATTATTCGACACAGCACTTTGGGTTTGGAAATGGGGCAAGAAGATCCAGATGAGGACCAAGACATTAAATATGTCTAG